The Impatiens glandulifera chromosome 3, dImpGla2.1, whole genome shotgun sequence genome contains a region encoding:
- the LOC124930056 gene encoding secreted RxLR effector protein 161-like yields MEHRAQLYKDPEGQPIDAIEYRRVIGCLRSLLHTRSDLSYAVDVVNIFMKRPTEIHHKAVKQVLRYLQGTIHLGLVFRKGGDDEEIMGYSDSDLAGDLDDRKSTGGMAFYINDSLVSWNSPKQKTVVLSSCEAEFMAAAAAACQALLLKSLLFELSGSKPKVVKLYVDNKFALALMKNSVFHGRRKPIDTKYHFIRECVEGSQVKVEFVRMDEQKADILTKTLPASKLVMMRHLIGVRNLEPRQD; encoded by the coding sequence ATGGAGCATAGGGCTCAACTCTATAAGGATCCCGAAGGACAACCGATTGATGCAATTGAATATCGAAGAGTCATTGGTTGTCTGCGCTCTCTCCTTCATACAAGGTCAGATCTTTCTTATGCTGTTGATGTTGTCAATATATTCATGAAGAGGCCAACTGAGATACATCACAAGGCAGTGAAGCAGGTGCTTCGATACCTTCAAGGCACTATACACTTAGGTCTAGTGTTTCGAAAAGGAGGTGATGACGAGGAAATAATGGGTTACTCTGATAGTGATCTTGCAGGTGAcctagatgaccggaaaagtacGGGGGGCATGGCGTTTTATATTAACGATAGTCTTGTTTCGTGGAACTCCCCAAAACAGAAGACAGTGGTATTATCCTCATGTGAAGCAGAGTTCATGGCTGCAGCAGCGGCAGCGTGTCAAGCACTTTTGTTGAAATCATTGTTGTTTGAACTAAGTGGTTCGAAACCTAAGGTAGTGAAGCTCTACGTCGACAACAAGTTTGCACTTGCACTCATGAAAAACTCAGTTTTTCATGGTCGTAGAAAACCCATCGACacgaaatatcatttcattcgagagtgtGTTGAAGGAAGTCAAGTCAAAGTAGAGTTTGTTCGAATGGATGAACAGAAGGCCGACATACTTACGAAGACTTTGCCAGCATCAAAACTGGTGATGATGCGACACCTAATCGGTGTTCGTAATCTCGAACCACGCCAGGACTAA